The following proteins come from a genomic window of Yinghuangia sp. ASG 101:
- a CDS encoding sensor histidine kinase, which translates to MTPTPPAPTPRRVSRRAWAFLRHPGPRGGDGLLALAATVLGLYVLYELAPGTDRPPMLMNDVHGTPFLVASPDEQPGAWASLLCALTTAALAWRRSRPAAAFGVQVCAVLPSSGDDPTVVGIVALALGAYSVAAHVGRLPVAATVFAWATLALVARFPDDTSGGPPGTIVLAVMATTWVTGRTIGTWRTRAGAFHGRALRAEHEREVAVARERARIAREFHDVVSHNVSVMVIQSGAARMVLRSDPDSAVEALRAVETSGRETMAELRHLLGVLTTADEPAPGGRPAAPDGDAPGPPLAPQPDLTRLPVLVDRVRTAGLDVRLETCGDARPLPPGVELTAYRVVQEALTNALKYAPGTHAEVTLAYRRDTVRVGVADDGPADGRRPERLGAGRGLLGLTERVALHGGRLEAGPRPTGGYRVRATIPVPAA; encoded by the coding sequence ATGACGCCCACGCCGCCCGCGCCGACGCCCCGCCGGGTGTCCCGGCGCGCCTGGGCGTTCCTGCGCCACCCGGGCCCGCGCGGCGGCGACGGGTTGCTCGCGCTGGCGGCGACGGTGCTCGGGCTCTATGTGCTCTACGAACTCGCCCCGGGCACCGATCGGCCCCCGATGCTGATGAACGACGTCCACGGGACGCCGTTCCTGGTGGCGTCTCCCGACGAGCAGCCGGGCGCCTGGGCGAGCCTGCTGTGTGCGCTTACCACGGCGGCGCTCGCGTGGCGGCGGAGTCGTCCGGCCGCGGCGTTCGGCGTGCAGGTCTGCGCCGTACTGCCGTCCTCGGGCGACGATCCGACCGTGGTCGGCATCGTGGCGCTGGCGTTGGGCGCGTACTCGGTCGCGGCCCATGTCGGGCGCCTGCCGGTCGCGGCGACGGTGTTCGCGTGGGCGACGCTGGCGCTCGTGGCGAGGTTCCCCGACGACACCAGCGGCGGCCCGCCCGGCACGATCGTGCTCGCGGTCATGGCGACGACGTGGGTCACCGGCCGCACGATCGGCACCTGGCGTACGCGGGCCGGCGCGTTCCACGGACGCGCGCTGCGCGCCGAGCACGAGCGCGAGGTCGCCGTCGCCCGGGAACGCGCGCGCATCGCCCGGGAGTTCCACGACGTGGTCAGCCACAATGTGAGCGTGATGGTGATCCAGTCCGGAGCCGCGCGCATGGTCCTGCGCTCGGACCCCGACAGCGCGGTCGAGGCCCTGCGCGCGGTCGAGACCAGCGGACGCGAGACGATGGCCGAGCTGCGGCATCTTCTCGGCGTGCTGACCACCGCCGACGAACCCGCGCCGGGTGGCCGTCCCGCCGCGCCGGACGGCGACGCGCCGGGCCCGCCCCTGGCCCCGCAGCCCGACCTCACGCGCCTCCCGGTCCTCGTCGACCGCGTGCGGACCGCCGGGCTCGACGTGCGCCTGGAGACGTGCGGCGACGCGCGCCCGCTGCCGCCCGGGGTCGAGTTGACCGCGTACCGCGTCGTGCAGGAGGCCCTGACGAACGCCCTGAAGTACGCGCCGGGCACGCACGCCGAGGTGACGTTGGCGTACCGCCGCGACACCGTGCGCGTCGGCGTCGCCGACGACGGCCCGGCCGACGGGCGGCGCCCCGAACGCCTCGGCGCCGGGCGCGGACTCCTCGGCCTCACCGAGCGCGTCGCCCTGCACGGCGGCCGGCTGGAGGCGGGACCGCGGCCGACCGGCGGCTACCGCGTCCGCGCGACGATCCCGGTGCCGGCCGCGTGA
- a CDS encoding ABC transporter ATP-binding protein encodes MTDVIRLEAVTKRYDETGPAALDDVGLTIGAHEAVAVMGPSGSGKSTLLNLIAGLDRPTSGSVAVAGTSLGGLSETALARFRRRNIGMIFQFFNLLDDLTVLDNVLMPARLGGTPPREARTRADELLGFLGIGRHADAYPAHLSGGQRQRVAIARALMNRPPLLLADEPTGAVDSATGRHITDLLLELHRDGQALLLVTHDIRLARECTGRIVRIVDGRLDAEEAR; translated from the coding sequence ATGACAGACGTGATCCGGCTCGAAGCCGTGACCAAGCGGTACGACGAGACCGGCCCCGCCGCGCTCGACGACGTCGGCCTGACCATCGGCGCGCACGAGGCGGTGGCGGTGATGGGCCCGTCCGGCAGCGGGAAATCGACGCTGCTCAACCTGATCGCCGGGCTGGACCGGCCGACGTCCGGAAGCGTCGCGGTCGCCGGCACGAGCCTCGGCGGCCTGTCGGAGACCGCCCTCGCCCGGTTCCGCCGCCGCAACATCGGCATGATCTTCCAGTTCTTCAACCTGCTCGACGACCTGACCGTGCTCGACAACGTGCTCATGCCGGCCCGCCTGGGCGGCACCCCGCCGCGCGAGGCCCGGACGCGTGCCGACGAACTGCTCGGCTTCCTCGGCATCGGGCGGCACGCGGACGCGTACCCGGCCCACCTCTCGGGCGGGCAGCGCCAGCGGGTCGCGATCGCCCGCGCCCTCATGAACCGGCCCCCGCTGCTCCTCGCGGACGAGCCGACCGGCGCCGTCGACAGCGCGACCGGGCGGCACATCACCGACCTGCTCCTCGAACTGCACCGCGACGGACAGGCGTTGCTGCTGGTCACGCACGACATCCGGCTCGCGCGGGAGTGCACGGGCCGGATCGTGCGGATCGTCGACGGGCGGCTCGACGCCGAGGAGGCGCGGTGA